From one Parambassis ranga chromosome 5, fParRan2.1, whole genome shotgun sequence genomic stretch:
- the dennd6a gene encoding protein DENND6A produces MALQGPEELGEQVEEPEDLDDQDASSISPAEEITLPSGPGGDEEPVEALLLPWDRFSAWLHCICVVGFDLELGQAVEVIYPHHSKLSEKEKTSICYLSFPDSNSGCLGDTQFCFRFRQGSNRKSSLGCFLETTDRDAPPCLKREQGHYYGYVYFRQVRDKSLKRGYFQKSLVLISKLPYVTFFHSLLKIMAPEYFEKQEPCLEAACNDIDRWPTPHPGRILTLPIMGVVIKVRIPTSYDKPGTSQLVQSAQSDSLVSIVLPTIHEVDLFRCFYPVFFHIQMLWELVLLGEALVVMAPSPAESSDTVLALVSCVSPLRYCSDFRPYFTIHDSEFKEYTTRTQAPPSVILGVTNPFFAKTLQHWPHIIRIGDMKQAGEMAKQMKVKKLKNLKTLDSKPGVYTAYKPYLNKDEEIIRQLQKGVQQKRPSAAQNAILRRYFLELTQSFIIPLERYVASLMPLQKSISPWKSPPQLRPFVQQDFMKTLEKAGPQLTSRLKGDWIGLYRHFLKSPNFDGWFRSRRREMTQKLEALHLEALCEEDLQQRVQKHTEVETVDLVLKLKDKLSQAERDQLPVRPGTLSKLQAHIEAVILSLPEDLQGILHKPPTP; encoded by the exons ATGGCTCTGCAAGGCCCGGAGGAGCTGGGGGAGCAGGTCGAAGAGCCGGAGGATCTGGACGATCAGGACGCTAGTAGCATCTCCCCGGCGGAGGAGATAACGTTGCCCTCCGGGCCCGGAGGCGACGAGGAGCCGGTGGAGGCTCTCCTACTACCGTGGGACCGTTTCTCCGCATGGCTGCACTGCATCTGTGTGGTCGGCTTTGACCTGGAGCTTGGTCAGGCAGTGGAG gTCATTTATCCTCATCATTCCAAACTGTCAGAGAAAGAG aAAACAAGCATCTGCTACCTTTCTTTTCCCGACTCCAACTCAG GTTGCCTTGGCGACACGCAGTTCTGCTTCCGCTTCCGTCAGGGTTCAAATAGGAAGTCATCGCTCGGCTGCTTCCTGGAAACCACTGACCGGGATGCACCACCCTGTCTAAag AGGGAACAGGGTCATTACTACGGTTACGTGTACTTCCGTCAGGTGCGAGACAAATCTCTGAAGAGGGGCTACTTCCAAAAG TCTCTGGTCCTGATCAGTAAGCTGCCCTATGTGACCTTCTTCCACTCACTGTTGAAGATCATGGCTCCCGAGTACTTTGAGAAACAGGAACCCTGCCTGGAAGCTG cttgtaATGACATCGACCGCTGGCCGACTCCTCATCCTGGACGAATCCTAACGTTGCCTATTATGGGCGTCGTAATCAAG gttcGCATCCCAACCTCTTACGACAAGCCAGGAACCTCACAGCTTGTTCAGTCCGCCCAG AGTGACAGTCTGGTGTCCATTGTGCTCCCGACCATCCATGAAGTCGACCTCTTCAG gtgTTTCTACCCAGTCTTCTTCCACATCCAGATGCTGTGGGAGCTGGTGTTGCTAGGAGAGGCACTTGTCGTCATGGCGCCATCACCAGCGGAGTCATCAGATACTGTGTTGGCACTGGTCAG CTGTGTCTCTCCTCTGCGTTACTGTAGTGACTTCCGGCCATACTTCACCATCCACGACAGTGAATTCAAGGAGTACACCACACGTACACAGGCTCC aCCGTCAGTCATTTTGGGAGTGACCAATCCCTTCTTTGCAAAAACTCTTCAGCACTGGCCGCACATAATCCGCATCGGAGACATGAAGCAAGCAG GGGAGATGGCCAAGCAGATGAAAGTGAAGAAACTGAAAAACCTCAAAACTCTGGACTCTAAGCCTG gtgtgtacACTGCATATAAGCCATATCTCAACAAAGATGAAGAAATCATCAGACAGCTTCAGAAG ggtgTTCAGCAGAAGAGACCCTCTGCAGCCCAAAATGCAATTCTGCGACGTTACTTCTTAGAACTGACACAGAGCTTCATCATTCCACTG GAACGATACGTGGCCAGTCTGATGCCTCTCCAGAAGTCCATCAGTCCCTGGAAGAGTCCTCCTCAGCTGCGACCGTTTGTCCAGCAGGACTTTATGAAGACTTTGGAGAAAGCTGGACCTCAGCTCACATCCAGACTGAAAGGAGACTGGATTGGGCTTTACAG gcATTTCCTTAAGTCTCCCAACTTTGACGGCTGGTTccgcagcaggaggagagagatgacGCAGAAACTGGAGGCCCTTCATCTTGAGGCGCTctgtgaggag gatCTACAGCAGAGAGTCCAGAAGCACACAGAGGTGGAGACAGTCGATCTGGTCCTGAAGCTGAAAGACAAACTG agtcaggCGGAGAGGGATCAGCTTCCAGTGCGACCAGGAACCCTGAGCAAACTGCAAGCCCACATTGAGGCTGTCATCCTGTCCTTACCAGAGGACCTGCAAGGCATCCTCCAcaaaccccccaccccctga